The genome window GAAACTGAATGAAACCGCAGACAGCTGTTAACTGATGGTTTATTGGCCCGACCGGTTTCGCTGCGCTAAAGCAGCATATTCGGGTGTAAGTGGTGTCACATAAATTAGCACATGGAGCTGCTCCCAACGTTCATAGTCAGAGAATTCACTAGTGCTTTACCTTTACGACTACTGACTACAGTTGCCGCATCCCCTGCACTATTCGCCCCAATGTTTCGCCGATTTTTATTCGTTGAACACTTCCCCTCTTCATGGGATCGAATTACCTGACTACGAACGTTGAGGGCGTCGCCATGTGCTAATTTATGTGACACCACTTACACCTGAAAATGTGTTTTAACGCAGTGAAGCCGATCGTATTAACAGACAATCAGTTAACAGCTGTTTGCGGTTTCATTCAATTTCATGTGACCTGATAGGAACTGTTGACGACATGTAAAGCATCTGAACATACTTTATCCGCTACTACCTCTGCCTCTGGTGTTGACAAAGACGATGATAACCCTGAGCTCTTCATTTTCTCTTAGATAAGTTTGCTGTTCCACATTCCATAATTTTGTTCTACCTTTAAAAAAAGGGATAAATTGAATTGTCTCATACTTTTAGTTACTCTACAAACTCAGTGCTTAAAAAATAACAATCTAACGGTTTTGTTAAAGGGacgataaaaaacaaaaattcttcgaGCGCTGGATCCTCTATACCTGCCCTACAAGGGACAGCGTGAAGTAATATTTAGCGTAAATGATGTAATGTAATATCAATCATCTTGTTTGTTCGGTTTTGAATTCTTTTTAAACTAGTACACTGAGTGATGAAATCAGCCAAGGAAAATTTCGAGCACTTTTAAAATTTCGCGTTTAGTCAGGTTATTCATCTCTCCAAAACCATTTATAGACAGCGCCAAAAATGCTACATATCTGAACAAAACAACTCAGAACCAGCTGATTGATTGTTGCCATTCTGTCATTATGAAAAATGTATTCGACAAAGTCAAAGAAGCAAAATATGCTGTCCTTGGCGACTAAACAACGGTTGCCACGGTACAGAACAACTCAGTTTATGTATCAGGTATCTGAATTTACAAAAAAGCACAATACATGAAGACTTCATAAGCTTTCTGTCTGCAGCTGACAGAACTGGTGCTGCATTAAGCGATCAAATCGTCCAAGAATTAAAACAAGTCGGCCTACAAGTTAAGATTTTGAGAGGTCAAGGTTAGGATGGAGGTGCTAACATGTCTGGAAAGTTCAGTGGTGTACAATCCCGAATAAAGCAGCTCAAACCGCTAGCGACTTGTATACATTGTGTAGCACAAACTAAACCTATCTATCTAGAGGGACTGCAGCTTGCCTAGAATTCGCAATTGTTGGGAGTTGTAAGTGTGTtactaattttgtgtgtgagtcAGCAACAAGGTTGGAACATATCAAGCGAACTATCCTTGAGAAACACCAGAGGCGAAAAGGGTTAATTTACAAAGTCTTGGTAGTACACACTGGCGTGAAAGGCATGATACACTCATTCAATTCAAATAACTATTTGACTCTGTCATACAGTTCCTTGAAGAAATGGACAGAACTTCTCTGTCATCGGAAATTGCAAGTCTTCTGGCTTCTATTCAGCGTTATGACTTTGTCTTAACTTTGATGGTAACCGCCAGTGTGTTTGAGATTACCATTTCGCTTTCACGGTAACTTCAGGCTCTTGCATTAGAATTCAACCTCTGGTATGAGATGGTAGACAGTGTAATAAGAAcactggaacgatacagagaaatgAAATATGAAGTAATTTTCCAAGAGGCGTGTCATATTGTAGAACCTTTGGACATCCCACTGCAGGCACCCAGACTCGCCAAACGTTCCGTTCATCCCTCAAATATGGAAGCACCTGATGCTAAGGAATACTACAAGTAAAGTAAACCTTTAATACATACACACACTTTTTGCTTGCTGcagaatttctttcttttctgttctttcgaGATCGAGAATAATGTCATGTCATGTTTTGTTTCAGTTTGAATTAATTCTTTCCTTTCATCGATTTTGTATTGAAACAGTTGAGGAGTCGCTTTCTGAGAGCAGAGCACTCTTCAGCAACTCTTACGAAGGAGCTCTGGAAAGACAGGGAACATCCCTCCCCCAAACAGCAGCAGAGGCACATCGAGAGACAAATGAATTTTTCCCTAATATAAAAATTCTTTAGAAGATTCTCGATACATTACCAGTATCTGCTTGTAGTGTGGAACGTATCTTCTCTTCGCTTAAACTGGTAAAGTCGTATCTTCATACGACAATGACGAATGACTGGTTGAATGGTTTGGCTGTCATGTATATTCACCGAGATATATCTGGCAGCCTACAACCTGTCGTAGTCATTGAAGAATTTCCCAAGCGTTGTCCGAGGAGATTTTCTATGTGttaaatgagcaaaataaaattatgtgtGCTTTTTAGTATAATAATCTTTATTTTGAGAAAGCCTACGCACAGTTGAGTCAAGCCCCTCCCAAAACAAATTCCTGGATGTGTCACTGCCAGCCGCTGACCGGAGTTTCGCGAATTGAATTGACGGACAGTGTGAAAACTCCTTAACGAGGCGGTGACGTGAAGCAACGGTCAGTGTGAATTGACCTTCGACACTTGTAGCAGGCAAATGAAATGACCTCGCATTCATTTCTTAAAAGCTTTAAGCCAAGGTCATTCCAGATATGAAATTCAAACTATGAAGATGGCTATGAGACGCATATGCTTAATAAATGGCGCTTCTGAACGGGATGTGCCTGTACTAGCGAAGTTAGTGGCATTTAAAATCTTCAGAGTGTTTAAGTACAAACTTCTTCCCCACCATAATCTCGTAACTGTCGACGTCTATGTATGTTAGCGGCTAAAATTCTGTCCTGTGTATCTGAATTCTCACTCAATGAATATTTCTATTCTACGCAGATCAACGGAGACACAAAAACAGCTCTATGGTAGAATCACTTGCGCAAGCTGGCGATAGTTCACAAGGCAAAGATAAAGCACGCTGCTGTATGTAAGTGCGCATGTTATCTATGCGTCAACAAGTGGGTGGTGGGTGTTGGCTGTTAGTTTGTATGTGGATACAATGTTGTCAAACATTACGCATTGTTTTTGGCTTATGTTTATCCTATTGGTGTTGTTCGTACCAGCAGGTTAGAGATAATTCAATGTGTGAATTTTCGTTAGGATTATTAATACTTTGTTGATAATCACTTCACAGATCAATCACCCCTCTCATTACATTGATCGTTTTTTCTAATGAATGGCTCAATTTTAAATACATACATTTCAGGCGAAGCTATACGATGTTACCAGTGTTCATCAGCCGAGGATCTGAAAGGAGAAGATAACTGTGGAGCATACAAAAAATTTGACAAGAGTCGTCATATCGCAGTTGATTGCGGCAGCGATGAATCTCATGTTCTTGGAACATTTTGTGTCAAGAAAACTCAGCAGGGTCCCAAAGGCTTCATATGTAAGTACACTGCACGTTGATATTGTCTGTTAAAATTTGCACCACACTATTAAGCATTTGTTTTCTCGCTTGAGTTCAAAACTGCAGATCACAAATACTCAATTTCTTGAATATCGCGTATACAGATAAACTTATGATTTACAATGGGATAGGAATCttgtataaaaaataaaatccGTGTGTGACATATCCATCTCAGTTCACAGTCTGATTGTGTTTCGAATTGTTTAAAAATAACTGTCATTTAGGAAACAAAACTTTTCTGAAAGTAATACGTTTCATTCTCATTTCGCCTGACAGATACTTGCGAGCATTCTTTAATAACCTATTTTTGGCGTGCCCGTACCGTTTCACCCACTGATTAACAGTTTGACCAAGCTCTGACAGATTAGTCCGGACATGAAAGTTGCCTGTTAAATAGTGCAGTTCAGTGAATAGTATGATTTTTTCGACAATTTAAACCTATATCATTGTCTTCTTCCAAATATTGTCACTGTTGTTAAACCCCATCATTAGTAGTTCTGCCAAATTTCGTTTGGAAATCAGAAAGAACACCATAACTTATAttagaaaaaataatgttttgtatcTATCATTGAACAGTACACTGATAATACTGGTATTTAATTTATGTACATGCTATTTTCTGGAAAGtatgttgtggtgacagactgatttgtATCAAGGTCTAGGTTAGTTGACGAAGTGGTATCAAACGCCTCAGTTTATCCTTAGGCCTATTTGTTTACTTTCATTGCCATTAGATTAAGACCATCCTAGTACTAGATTCAGTAGGCCTACTTGTTTTTGGGGCAATTAATTTCTTGTTATATGGCATGAGAAAATATTATGAGCTAAATGTAGTGTTAATGGAAAGACCATTTCTTAGCACTGTGTGAAGGCAGTAGTAGGAGTTAACTTCCCATGTTTAATGATTTGTAATATTTAGCTGCCTGGTGTAAGCCTAACCCCAACATAAATTTCACTCTTGGAGTCTGATGTGAGCATAGGAGAGATGCTGTTCACTTGCTTTGTAGAACATGTTTATCACACTGGACATTACGTTGTTGtcttcataagatttcatacaTTCTTATTTATCAGCCCAAACTTGAATGTTGAGCACACCACACCGCCACCTTCATGATCCTGCTTCACAGTTGTTGAACTTGTGTTGTAATGCTTATCCAGTGGTAACCAACCCAAGTATATGCTGCTTAGTTAGTTGTGGTGAAGTATCTACAGCTGTCACCTGCTAAGAAGTGTAAAAAGTGTGACAGCATGCTCTTTTAACTATCAGATATATTAAGGTTGCTTTACAGCTAACTCACAGATGGTTTGTTAGTATGTTATCATCTCTGCAATCTCAGTGACATTTATACCTAGGCTGCCGCATTTGTAGTTTTTACCTTGAGTACCTAAACAGATTtatgctagaatgagattttcactctacaatgtagtgtgcgctgatatgaaacttcctggcagattaaaactgtgcgctggaccgagacttgaactcgggatctttgactttcatgggcaagtgttctaccatctgagcatccccagcatgactcacgccccgtcctcacagctttacttccaccagtacctcgtctcctaccttccaaacttcacagaagctctcctgcgaaccttgcagaactaggaatcctcgaagaaaggatattgtggagacatggcttagccacagcctgggggatgtttcaagaatgagattttcactgtgcagtggagtgtgcactaatatgaaacttcttggtggattaaaactgtgtgctggacctagactggaacttggggcctttgcctttcacgaacaagtgtcctgccatctgagctacccaagcacgactcatgccgttcaagtctcggtccggcacacagttttaatctgccaggaagtttcagatttttGTTAGATATAGTGTCTAAAAAGTGGGAGCAGTGTTTCTGTTGTATGCAGCTCCATTTTAGTCTGTGTACTCACGTTGGGGAGTGGGGATTGACTCCTCATCTAATCATCCTGAGTTAGTTTTTCCATTGTTTCTATAAATTGATTCATGTAAACACTAGAATGGATTCCTCTTGAAAAGAACACAGGTAATTCCCTTCTGTATCCTCATTGTACTCATGCTTCTTGTTGATGGACATTCTAGTTTGCTGACACACAGCTTTCATGTCGATTTTCTTGGTGAACCTGGTCTTCCTCAaccacaagccaccttcctcgatctccacctcgaagatggctacatcagtaccactGTCCAtaccaaacctaccaaccaccaccaatacctccacttcgacagctgccacccattccataccaagaaatccctgccaaacagcctagccacccatggctatttcatctttagtgatAAGcaatccctcttgaaatataccaagggtcttactgaggccttcacagaccataattaaccTTCTAacattgtacagaaacagatcttacATGCCTTATATCACAAGTCACCCACCACCTTCCAAAGTCCCACTGTcgggccacagaggagcattcctctcatgACTTAGTACCACCTACGACTTGAGCAACTGAATCACCTTTTTTGCCAATGTTTctactacctctcgtcatgccctgaaattagAAATGCTCTACCAACTATCCACCCCACCTCTTCCACAGTGGTACTCCACCGTTCACTgagcctacacaatatcctcacctATCCCTACACAACCTTTGCTCCCAACCTTTTGCCTCATGgcccatatccctgtaatagacctagatgcaataactgtgccatacatcctcccacccccccatgaaccatggaacttgccgttggtggggaggcttgcgtgcctcagcgatacagatggccgtactgtaggtgcaaccacaacgggggggtatctgttgagaggccagacaaacatgtggttcctgaagagggcaacagccttttcagtagttgcagaggcaacagtctggatgattgactgatctggccttgtaacattaaccaaaacggccttactgtgctggtactgcgaacggctgaaagcaaggggaaactacagccgtattttttcctgaggacatgcagctttactgtgtgattaaatgatgatggcgtccacttgggtaaaatattccggaggtaaaatagtcccccatttggatctccgggcagggactactcaagaggacgtcgttatcaggagaaagaaaactggcgttctacggatcggagcgtggaatgtcagatccattaatcgggcaggtaggttagaaaatttaaaaagggaaatggataggttaaagttagatatagtgggaattagtgaaattcggtggcaggaggaacaagacttttggtctggtgattacagggttataaatagaaaatcaaataggagtaatgcaggagtaggtttaataatgaataaaaaaataggagtgcgggttagctactacaaacagcatagtgaacgcattattgtggccaagatagacacaaagcccatgcctactacagtagtacaagtttatatgccaactagctctgcagatgatgaagaaatagatgaaatggatgacgagataaaagaaattattcaggtagtgaagggagatgaaaatttaatagtcatgggtgacttgaattcatcagtaggaaaagggagagaaggaaacatagtaggtgaatatggattgggcggaagaaatgaaagaggaagccgccttgtagaattttgcacagagcataacttaatcattactaacacttggttcaagagtcataaaagaaggttatatacctggaagaatcctggagatactaaaaggtatcagatagattatacactcctggaaatggaaaaaagaacacattgacaccggtgtgtcagacccaccatacttgctccggacactgcgagagggctgtacaagcaatgatcacacgcacggcacagcggacacaccaggaactgcggtgttggccgtcgaatggcgctagctgcgcagcatttgtgcaccgccgccgtcagtgtcagccagtttgccgtggcatacggagctccatcgcagtctttaacactggtagcatgccgcgacagcgtggacgtgaaccgtatttgcagttgacggactttgagcgagggcgtatagtgggcatgcgggaggccgggtggatgtaccgccgaattgctcaacacgtggggcgtgaggtctccacagtacatcgatgttgtcgccagtggtcggcggaaggtgcacgtgcccgtcgacctgggaccggatcgcagcgatgcacggatgcacgccaagaccgtaggatcctacgcagtgccgtaggggaccgcaccgccacttcccagcaaattagggacactgttgctcctggggtatcggcgaggaccattcgcaactgtctccatgaagctgggctacggtcccgcacaccgttaggccgtcttccgctcacgccccaacatcgtgcagcccgcctccagtggtgtcgcgacaggcgtgaatggagggacgaatggagacgtgtcgtcttcagcgatgagagtcgcttctgccttggtgccaatgatggtcgtatgcgtgtttggcgccgtgcaggtgagcgccacaatcaggactgcatacgaccgaggcacacagggccaacacccgttatcatggtgtggggagcgatctcctacactggccgtacaccactggtgatcgtcgaggggacactgaatagtgcacggtacatccaaaccgtcatcgaacccattgttctaccattcctagaccggcaagggaacttgatgttccaacaggacaatgcacgtccgcatgtatcccgtgccacccaacgtgctctagaaggtgtaagtcaactaccctggccagcaagatctccggatctgtcccccattgagcatgtttgggactggatgaagcgtcgtctcacgcggtctgcacgtccagcacgaacgctggtccaactgaggcgccaggtgaaaatggcatggcaagccattccacaggactacatccagcatttctacgatcgtctccatgggagaatagcagcctgcattgctgcgaaaggtggatatacactgtactagtgccgacattgtgcatgctctgttgcctgtgtctatgtgcctgtggttctgtcagtgtgatcatgtgatgtatctgaccccaggaatgtgtcaataaagtttcccctccctgggacaatgaattcacggtgttcttatttcaatttccaggagtgtataatggtaagacagagatttaggaaccaggttttaaattgtaagacatttccaggggcagatgtggattctgaccacaatctattggttatgaactgcagattgaaactgaagaaactgcaaaaaggtgggaatttaaggagatgggacctggataaactgaaagaaccagaggttgtagagagtttcagggagagcataaagggaacaattgacaggaatgggggaaagaaatacagtagaagaagaatgggtagctctgagggatgaagtagtgaaggcagcagacgatcaagtaggtaaaaagacgagggctaatagaaatccttgggtaacagaagaaatattgaatttaattgatgaaaggagaaaatataaaaatgctgtaaatgaagcaggcaaaaaggaatacaaacgtcttaaaaatgagatcgacaggaagtgcaaaatggctaagcacggatggctagaggacaaatgtaaggatgtagaggattgtctcactaggggtaagatagatactgcctacaggaaaattaaagagacctttggagataagagaaccacttgtatgaatatcaagagctcagatggcaacccagttctaagcaaagaagggaaggcagaaaggtggaaggagtatatagagggtttatacaagggcaatgtacttgaggacaatattatggaaatggaagaggatgtagatgaagacgaaatgggagataggatactgcgtgaagagtttgacggagcactgaaagacctgagtcgaaacaaggccccgggagtagacaacattccattagaactactgatggccttgggagagccagtcatgacaaaactctaccatctggtgagcaagatgtatgagacaggcgaaataccctcagacttcaagaagaatataataattccaatcccaaagaaagcaggtgttgacagatgtgaaaattaccaaactatcagtttaataagtcacagctgcaaaatactaacgcaaattctttacagacgaatggaaaaactggtagaagcgtatctcggggaagatcagtttggattccgtagaaatgttggaacacgtgagcaatactaaccttacgacttatcttagaagaaagattaagaaaaggcaaacctacatttctagcatttgtagacttagagaaagcttttggcaatgttaactggaatactctttttcaagttctgaaggtggcaggggtaaaatacagcgagcgaaaggctatttacaatttgtacagagaccagatggcagttataagagtcgaggggcatgaaagggaagcagtggttggggatggagtgagacagggttgtagcctctccccgatgttattcaatctgtatattgagcaagcagtaaaggaaacaaaagaaaaattcggagtaggtattaaaattcatggagaagaagtaaaaattttgaggttcgccgatgacacttaaagtagtaaaggagtttcgctatttagggagtaaaataactgatgatggttgaagtagagaggatataaaatgtagactggcaatggcaaggaaatcgtttctgaagaagagaaatttgttaacatcgagtatagatttaagtgtcaggaagtcgtttctgaaagtatttgtatggagtgtagtcatgtatgataactagtttggacaagaagagaatagaagctttcgaaatgtggtgctatagaagaatgctgaagataaggtgggtagatcacataactaatgaggaggtattgaatagaattggggagaagaggagtttgtggcacaacttgacaagaagaagggaccggttggtaggacatgttctgaggcatcaagggatcaccaatttagtattggagggcagcgtggatggtaaaaatcgtagagggagaccaagagatgaatacactaagcagattcagaaggacgtaggttgcagtaagtactgggagatgaagaagcttgcacaggatagagtagcatggagagctgcatcaaaccagtctcaggactgaagaccacaacaacaacaacaataacaacatcctcccaccaccacctactccagtccagtcacaagcatcacctgtcctgtcaaaggcagggctacctgtgaaaacagtcatgtgatctgcaagttaagctgcaacaactgtgctTCATTCTACATGTgcttgacaactaacaagctgtctgtccgcacgaaTGGCCACCGACGAACGGTGGAGAAGAAACAGCTGGACAATCCAGTTGCTGAGTGAACCACCCAACACAGCGTTCTTAATTTTAATGACTGCTTTGCAGCTTGTACCAACTaggtccttcctaccaacaccagctcttCTGAAGTGTAttagtgggaactctccctgcaatatgtcctatgttcccgtaactggCCTGGTCTTGACGTTCATTAGTCATTGTTCTTCACCTATCCCCTGTCCGCctcattagctgaatggtcagtgcgtTGGGCCACACacgggggcccaggttcgattcccggtgggggtgggagattttcttccctcagggactgagtgttgtaatgttctcatcatcatttcatccccattgtcgacgccaagttgcccagtgtggtgtcgcactcaataagactggCACTTGGTGGCTGAACTTCCTGCCTGGGAACTCCTGGCCACTGATGCCAtgcgatcatttccatttttagcTATCCCCTTCCGTGTTCCAACTCCACAGCCTTCTGTTCCACAAGCACATCCACAATCTTCTTACTTCCCTCCTTTTCCGCTGCTCCCGCCATCTATCTCCGAACTGCACCTAGCTGCTGTACTTGCCCTCCACCTCATACCTGTAttatgctcccacaaacagcacttgaccatccccctccccacccctgacTCTTCCTTACCCCTATCACCCAGATTGTCTCTCCCATCACGCGCAGTTGCTCATAGTTTGGCCCCAGTTGCCAGAGGTAGTCGTGTGTGTGAactgcatttgcatgaatgtgtgtggtttaTTTCGGAAGAATGCCTTCTGCCAAAAGTTTACATGTTTAGcagactttttgttgtgtctgtttgcaactcggcatctctgctacacgctgagtagcaatctatcctttccataatatggTCATTATTGCATCCTGGAGTTTCTGTTgtttcacattggcttgaatgtcgtttGTCTTCAGAGTTAACCCTTCATGTAAATATCTGCACTTTGTTGTTTTATGTTAGGTTCATACTGATAACACCAAATCGTGCCACCCATGATAATTTTTTCCAGCAAAGAATTGTCTGTTTTGCATGTCAATCAAGCCACAGCCTGCatcgttgtttttgttcaggagtcaaCATGTGCAGGACAACTTTCCACTCACTTTTCCTattaaacattctggagaatgtcttgaacatttcatttagagatgttgctccattccAATTTGCAACAACCTTGACACATTCCAACCATACATCCACTACTTACTGCTGCCTGCTCACAATTGACTGATAAGAGTCCACTTCTGTCGTTTACAGTTGTTACTTCAAGCTGCCACCATTGTTACTGCATTGACATCACATATGtgccagaaataaaatcagtcttggaaaTTCTTGGCTGGACGGTGTAGAGCTTAGGTCAACCAAGGCTAGTC of Schistocerca serialis cubense isolate TAMUIC-IGC-003099 chromosome 2, iqSchSeri2.2, whole genome shotgun sequence contains these proteins:
- the LOC126456932 gene encoding uncharacterized protein LOC126456932, with the protein product MLSNITHCFWLMFILLVLFVPAGEAIRCYQCSSAEDLKGEDNCGAYKKFDKSRHIAVDCGSDESHVLGTFCVKKTQQGPKGFIWDGRWRQVIRQCASVATYGVTGVCNWGVYDNGVYWEECYCSEDGCNLAPSSKISKPLLMILSTVALLTYMWLQ